In Acidobacteriota bacterium, the DNA window GACGCGGCGTCGAAGGCGAACGGCGGCCTCATCGGGCCCATCGAGCCGTCGGAACTCGCGCCGGCGCTCCAGGAGACGCTCGCGAAGATGAAGCCGGGCGACGTGAGCGAGCCGCTGCGGACCGCCCGCGGCTACCAGTTGATCAAGCTCGAAACCGCGACCACCGACGTGCGCCAATCGTTCGAGGACGTTCGCGACAAGATCGCCGACGCGGTCTTCAACCAGAAGCGCCGGGGCGAGGTCCACAAGTACCTGCAGCGCGTCCGTGCGGAGGCGCTGATCGAGTGGAAGAACGACGACCTGCGCCGCATGTACGAGCACAAGATCAAGTCCATGGCGGAAACCCCCGTCCCGGGCGCCTGAAGGGCGATCGTCCGAGACCCGGATCGTCAACGAGCCGTGCAGCCGAACAGCAAAGCGTGGCAGCCCGCGTGGTACGCGGTGTGGACGCGCTCGCGACACGAGCACGTCGTTCGTGAGCAGCTCGAGCGCAAAGGGTTCGAGGTGTTCCTGCCCACCATCACGCGGTGGAGCCGCTGGAAGGATCGGAAGAAGAAGATCGCATGGCCGCTGTTCCCCGGGTATTGCTTCGCGCGGTTCGAGCCGGGCGAGCGGCTGCCGATCCTCAAGTGCAGCGGCGTGGTCAGCATCGTCTCATTCGACGGGGAGCCGGCGCCGGTGCCGGACTTCGAGATTGACGGCATTCGCCGGCTCGTCACGAGCGATCTCCAGTACGATCCCTGCCCTCTCATCCGCGAAGGGATGATGGCGGAGGTCACGCACGGGCCGCTGAAGGGTGTCGTCGGGCGGCTCGTCCGCAAAGGGGCGCACGCGCGCCTCGTGCTGTCGGTTGATTTGATCGGCCAGGCGGTGAGCGTCGAGGTGGATGCCGCTGACGTG includes these proteins:
- a CDS encoding UpxY family transcription antiterminator, encoding MQPNSKAWQPAWYAVWTRSRHEHVVREQLERKGFEVFLPTITRWSRWKDRKKKIAWPLFPGYCFARFEPGERLPILKCSGVVSIVSFDGEPAPVPDFEIDGIRRLVTSDLQYDPCPLIREGMMAEVTHGPLKGVVGRLVRKGAHARLVLSVDLIGQAVSVEVDAADVRAY